ATCCACTTTATAGCTATCGCCTATGGGAATCCTAATGTCATGGACTATGATTTTGCTTTTTTGCACGGCATGAATTTTATTGATGTTTACAATAAAGGATCGATGCACCCGAATAAAATTATTGTTTGCCAATTTTGCGTCGATATCCTTAAAATTCATCAAAGTTAGAATTGGCTTTTTTTCATTGTCGATATGAATTTTCAAGTAGTCCTTAAGCCCTTGTATGTGGGTAATGTTCTCTAGTTTGATTTTGACATTGCCATAATCCGATTTTACAAAAATGAATTGATTGGTGTCCAAACCCAAACCACTGGCAGAGGAAACATTTTCGATTTTTCCCATTCCCCTACGTAATGCCATAAGTTCTTTTGCCCTATTGATTGCGGTAACAAATCGTGGAAAGGGAATGGGTTTGACCAGGTAATCAACGGCATTAAGCTCAAAACCATCCAAAGCAAATTCGGGATAGGCCGTCGTAAATATGAAAAGGGGCTTTTTGTCCATGGATTTCACAAATTCAATCCCTGAGATTTGTGGCATTTCAATATCCAGGAACACCAGATCAATTTTCTTGGTTTGGATCAGGCCAATACTATCCAAAGGGTTGGTAAACGTTTCAATTAAGCTCAATCCACCAACATCCTCGCAATACGACTTAAGAATACCAATTGCTAAAGGCTCATCATCTATGATTATACAGTTCATGAGGCGAGATTTAGTTCCAATTGTACGGAATAGATTCCGTCGTTTTTGTTTATTCGCAACATATGGTTTTCCGGATAGATCAAACGCAACCTGTTTTCTATGTTGCTCAATCCGATACCGGAATTTATTTTATCCTTACGGTGGTTTCCGATCTTATTTTTGACCTCAAAAAAGAAATCGTCCTCAATAATCTCCATTTTGATACTCACATCCGTTTTTCCGTTGAAATCCGTTCCATATTTAAATGCATTCTCCACAAATGGAATGAGCAATAATGGGGGAATCCTTTTATCCTGGTACTCTCCAACAATTTTAAGGTGAAGACCACTGCTATCCTGAAGTCGAAACCGTTGAAGTTCCATAAAATTTTTAATGTAGTTGATCTCCTTTGATATGGGAACCATCTCTTCCCTGGCTTCATAAAGCATATACCGCATAAGCTCAGACAGCGTGATGACCGCTTCCGGGGCTTCCTGGGATTTGTTCCGTACCAGGGAATAGATACTGTTGAGGGAATTAAACAGAAAGTGGGGGTTTAACTGCGCCCTTAAGAACTGTAACTCGGTTTCCTTACTTTGTACCTTGATTTCCTGATTGACCTGATCCTTCCTATAAAAATCCTTTACCAACGCCAAAATACCCCCCAATAGGTAAAATGCCAGGGAAAAGATAAAGGACACGGCATAAGGCAACTGTTGTATAGGGGCCATTCTCCTTCTTTCGTCAAAGGGCATTGTATCCGATAGTTCCAAGAATCTTTTGAACGGTGCCGGAAAAAAATACTCGGTAATGATGAAATTAAATGCCAAAATGAAAAGGATGGAGACGACAATATAAAGAAGCAGTTTTTTCTTAAGCAAAAGCTTGGGCACCAAAATAAGGTAGTTGACATATACCAATACCAGCGGATTGATTATGGCCCTTGGCAAAAAGTTGGGATCAATTTTTCCAAGCTGGGAAAAACTCATGCCAATGGGCAATGAAAAAAAACATATCCAAACGATGACATGAATCCAAACCTCCTTTATTTTAATGGTCCTTTTCAATTTCCTTTTGTTCGTGTACAATCCAACGCTTAATAGGCTATTTCATTTTGTTCCAAATCTACCTTGGAAATTCGGGGAGAACAATTCTTTTCCAATCTATGGATTACCAAGGAACCCACTTTTTCCGCATCCCTTCTTGTTGCAAAGGGTTTTCTTTCCGAAACTCCGGGAATCGTCTGCTGTTGTATCACTAATTTCCCCTTGTCATAAATACGGTACATCCATCCCGTACCCATTTCTTCAACTTGTAGCTCATACCCATTGTTCGGTTTTGTCCGTAAAAATTCAACGGAGGCAATCCCAGAAATTAGAATGATTACCGCTATAATCCAAAGCAATGCCCTATGGTTCATCAAGTTATCATTTTTAAACCGTATTCCATTTTCAGGAATACGGTTTATTACCAATGAATTATGAAAAAAATACTAAAAATGTATTGCTATTAGTCGTCTTCATCCTCTTCTTCGTTGGGAAAAAATTCACGATTGTCATCCAGGTACAGGTTTCCACTTCGGCCAAGGGCAAGAAAGGCCCTTGTCCCATTGTAAAAAGCTATTGCCCCTTGCCTTGTGATACCTTCATATTCCGTTTTTTCCTCCCATAGGTCTGTTGCTGGGTTGTACTCCCAGACACTGGTGGAAGCCCCAAAACCGTTATCTCCCGTGGCGAAGTATCCTCTATCGCCAATGCTAAATCCAACGGCATTGTTCCTAATGATAAAGTTGTCTTCATCATCATCCAAATCCAACAGTGAACTCCACTGTTCCGTATCGAGGTCAAATACCCAAAAATCGGTTTGAAACTGTCCGTTTGAAACACCGGTCCCCATATAGACCCTATTCCCAATGGAAAATGTGGTGGCCTCCCTACGTTTGTTGCCTCCAAAACCCACAAGCTCTTCCCAACTGTTGTCCGCAGGGTTAAAACGCCAAAAATCCTTTTTGTCATTGTCCCCATCAAAACCAGTACCTACATACCCATTTGTTGTGGAATTAAAGGCAATTGCACCCCGCCTTGGGGTCCCGGCAAAATCACCGATACTTTCCCAGGTGTTACTGGCAATATTGTATTGGTAAAAATCCCCCAGTTCATCGTCCCCGTCGTAACCGAGGCCAACGTATCCATTGCCGTTCAATGCAAATGCTACCGCGGAACTTCTTGGGGTACCTGGAAAGTCGGCCAGCTGTGCCCAGAAATTCCCTTCCATATCAAAGACCCAAACATCCGATAAACGGTCATCACCATCAAAACCAGTTCCCATGTATCCGAAGTTCCCGAGGGTAAAGGCAAAAGCACCACTACGCGGAGTACCATCAAAGATGGATCGGTCCACCCAGTTTCCAATATTTTCATCATCATCATCGTCATTGGAGCACGATACCATGCCAACGAATAGGATTCCTGCAGCAAATGCCTTTGTTAGGATACTTGTCTTTCTATCGTACAATTTGTCAATCATTTTAGTTCCTGTTTAGTTTATATTGAAGTCCCATGGAGAAATACAGGGATTGATTCGTATTGAACCGGTATAAGGAATCACCACCGGTATTTTCTACCTCAAGCGTATTCCCTGCGAGCAGCCCCAACTGCGTGACCGTTGTAATATGGGGTTGAATTCTATAAGTGTACGTAAGGGAAAGGTTGTAAGTGGTAAAATTTAGCCTGGTCCGGGAAATGGTACCCAATTCCGGGAAGGAATCACTTCCGGTAATATTATAGGAGTTTCCCTGTAACAGGGCACTTGCCGTTAATTTGTGCCGCTGATCAAAGGCAAATCCCATGAGTGTTTGGGGAAACCCCAACTGAAAATGGAATTGCTCATTGATTTTCTTTGCATAGCTCAAAAACGGGGTAATCGTGGGTTCTCCAAATAAGGTGTTCCTTGCTATTCCTATAGAGAAGCTGGATTCCTTCCAGTTTTTGACCATCCCAATCTTAAATGCCAGAATACTATCATCGAAACTCAAACCACTCGAAAAATTGGAGGACAGTTGGGGATTGAACTGAAAGAGCAAATCCCATTGGTTGGAAAGTGCCTTTACACCTTCCAATTTCAAGTTCACCAGATGCAGACGCTCATATTCTTCCAAATTTAATTCCCCGGGAACCTCAAAATATGCGAACCGGGTGTTCAAATATTCGATTTCAAAAAGCGAGGCCACATTCCAGACTTTCGACCTGTTCCTAAAGGTGTAGTGATAGGTCTCCAATTGATGTTTCCCCAAACTTGGGGCAACCCCATATTGAAATCCTATTTCGTTACCATATTCCTTTAGCTGGCCGTTCACTTGAATGAAAACTAGAAGGGTAATACTTTTTATCCACGTTTGTTTCAACGCATTATTTTTTCCCAAATCTAGAGTTCAGGCCCAGCCCAATTAAAAATATTATACAGGGGATTAATTTGTTATGACCAATTTTGACTTTTTCACTACAGATGGGGTCCTATCCATCTTTGTAGATGAAAAAGATGTTCTGGTCGAGAGAACTTCCCCATCGGTATAAATACTTCTTTGCATTTTTCTTCAAATGGTTTCTTTGCCCCAAAAATGGGAAAGCTCTCTCTTTGTGTCATACTATTTTTTTGCGTGGTCGCCTGTTCCTTTGACTCTGGCGAAATACCAACGTTGGAGGTCGGACAGGATTTCGTTGACTCCAATGTTCGATTGATCGTACTGGACACCTTTGAATTGACCATGAGCACGTTTAAGTTTGACAGCATCAATACTTCGAGCAGTAATCGATTGTTGTTCGGTAAATTCTTGGACGACTATTTCGGAACGGTGGAATCCAGGGCATTTTTTGAGCTCGTTTCGTCTGACGCAGCATCAGATAGCAATGCCTACGATATTTCTTCCGATGCCGAATTGGACAGTGTTGCCCTAATCCTGGGATATGATGACTATTTCTATCAGGATACCACAAAAGTGATACACCTTAATGTCCATAAGCTGTTGGAAGAAGTGGTCCCTGAAGAGGGTGTATTTTACAATACGAGTTCCTTGTCCTTTGATAGCATCCCTTTGATCGTAAAGGCGTTTCTACCGGAGCCATTGGATGAGGATTCACTTCATATTTCATTGCCAAATGAATTTGGGCAGGATTTATTTGATAAAATCCTGGACAATGAAATCAATAACAACTCGGAATTACGGGACAACCTACCGGGATTTGTCCTTGTCCCAGGAGCGGAGGACAACGGAAGCGTCATTGGCTTCTCCAGAAATCAAGAGGATACCTATCTGCGTTTTTTCTATTCGATCCCTGAAGAATTTGACGATACTGAGGAAGTCCTGGATTTAGTTATCAATCCATTCTCGAGTACCCCGACCGCCTTTCATAATGTACAGTCCTTTTCCGGGCAAAACGGATTGGATATGCTGGACGATCAGGAGACGGAATTACCCTCCACGGCATCGGGGGATTTGACCTTTATTCAATCTGCGACGGGATTTGCGACAAAGGTGACCTTTCCAAACATAAAATCCCTATACGATATACCAGGAACCGGTACCCTATTGAGTGCGCAACTACATATGAAACCACTTCGGGAAGCTGTAACCGATGATACCCCTTTACGGGATTCTTTGAGTACTGCGGTCATTGATGTCAACAATGTGATCATAGAGGAAATTAGAACGGGCACGGGACTGGTCCAAGGAGTGCTTGTAGGTGAAGGGGAAGAATTTGGGACCGTGATTTATGAAGTGCCCATAGGCATCTTTTTAGATCAAAAATTAAATGAAAGCCCGGAAACCGAAAACGCCTTGGTCCTCTTTAATGAGAATTTTAACGAAACCGTGAACCGCCTGGTTTTACAAGGAGAGACAGCCGAAGATTTTAGGGCGAGAATTGTCCTTACCTATGCCATTTATGATGAGTAGGGCCTGCCATATTATAGTATTGGGTTTTCTGGGGTTCAATGTAGGGGCCCAAACGAACAATCTAACCGGATCACCCTATTCCCTGTTTGGTCTGGGGGTTTCCAGTAGCTCAAACGTAGGGATAAACAATTCTTTGGGCAATGGGGGATATGCCATTTCCGGGGACTCATTTATCAACAACCTCAATCCTGCTTCCTATGGGAAATTGGGGGAGCGGAATTTTTTGTTCGATTTTGGGTTTTTGGCGGAAGTAAGCGAAATAGACAGCGGTAACGCAACGGAAAACAGGATAGCCGGGAATTTTTCCAATATTGCCATTGCCTCCACCATTGGACCTAAAAGTGCTTTTGGACTGTCCATTAATCCCTATAGTGATGTTGGGTATTCGGTCATTGGCATAGACAGCAATATTGAAGGCTCTTTTGATACGTTCAGCAGTAATATATTTGGGACGGGCGCCCTGAACGATTTGCGGCTTTCCTATGGAACGTCACTGACCAATACCTTTAGGGCCGGGTTTTATGCCTCCTACCTATTTGGTGCAATAGAAGAACGTGAACGTATTGACGCAAGTCAGGAAATTGCGAATGAGAGCACATTGAATATCCTTGAACGCAACGTTTACCGGGGACTACAGCTTGGCTTCGGGTTGCAATACGATATCTTTCCCAAATTAACCTTGGGGTGGTCCATGGATCTGGCAACATCACTATCGGCCAGAAGGGACCGTACCGTGCAAAAAGCATTGGATTTTATTCCCTCGACGGTAGAGGAGGAAAACGATGAAAAAATTGAATCCTTCGAACTGCCAACCTCCATTAACAGTGGTATTTTATACAAGCCCTATCCAGGTTTGGACATTTCTTTGGACTACAGTATTAGATTATGGAACGAGACCGGGCAAAGGGACAATGTTGGGGTTTTTGTTGATGAACACAATTATTCGGTCGGCATACAATATGTGGCCGATCCCAACAGCTATCGCTATGCCAAAAGAATAAAGTACAGGGCCGGGTTCAATTATAACACAGGCTATTTGGAGATCAACCAAAATCCTGTGGAGGCCTATAATATAACCGCGGGAATAGGAATTCCATTGGGGCTTCGTTCCCTTTCCCATCTCAATGTTTCGTACGGCTTTCAAAATAGGGGCGCTACCACCGGGATTTTAATTGAAGAAAATGTCCATACCGTGAACATAAACTTCAGTCTTAGGGATATATGGTTTGTGAAACGAAAGATTGACTAAGGAAGTATGTACAAATGGACGGATTTTGTCTACCAAATCGAATTTCCCGATTCGTGCGATGTAAAACGGGACAGGTATGGAATTTTAGCCCACAGGTCTAAAACTTTTTTATGTACTAATGACTACCTCTAATTTCAGAAATGTAAAATTGAGAAAAGCAATACTCCATATCGTCTTAGTCTCGGGCCTATGTGCCCATGCCCAAGGGGGGTTGATGGGTGGTGATTCGGAAGAGGTAAGCCTGGCAACGATAAATTTTTCATCCATTCCCAATTTAGGGGGAACGGAGGTGACCAATTATGGCCTTAATCTCAATTTTGGGATTCCACTAAGGAAAAGTATGGTAGGGTTCTCGTTGAGCTACCAAAATTTCGATTTTAGCTTTAATGAGTCCACCAACCTCATCGATCTTTCCTCCTTTGAGAACATAGATTTGGTAAGGGCAAATGTTTCATTCATCAAACCGTTAAAAAACTCCCTAAACCTAATGGTCTCTGGAGGTACGGCCCTGATGTCCAACTTGGAAAGTGGCATTACATCGGAGGATTTTGTCTTTAATGCCATTGTAGGGGCCATAAAAAAATGGGGGAACGATAACAGGAATACAACGCTTTTTATAGGAGCACTTTATGGCACCCAATTTGGGGAACCCAGGTTGTTGCCCGCAGTGTCCTTAAGCCAGAAATTAAACCAGTATTGGAGTTATTCCCTTGGTAT
The sequence above is a segment of the Muricauda sp. SCSIO 64092 genome. Coding sequences within it:
- a CDS encoding LytR/AlgR family response regulator transcription factor, which encodes MNCIIIDDEPLAIGILKSYCEDVGGLSLIETFTNPLDSIGLIQTKKIDLVFLDIEMPQISGIEFVKSMDKKPLFIFTTAYPEFALDGFELNAVDYLVKPIPFPRFVTAINRAKELMALRRGMGKIENVSSASGLGLDTNQFIFVKSDYGNVKIKLENITHIQGLKDYLKIHIDNEKKPILTLMNFKDIDAKLANNNFIRVHRSFIVNINKIHAVQKSKIIVHDIRIPIGDSYKVDFFNRIGL
- a CDS encoding sensor histidine kinase codes for the protein MKRTIKIKEVWIHVIVWICFFSLPIGMSFSQLGKIDPNFLPRAIINPLVLVYVNYLILVPKLLLKKKLLLYIVVSILFILAFNFIITEYFFPAPFKRFLELSDTMPFDERRRMAPIQQLPYAVSFIFSLAFYLLGGILALVKDFYRKDQVNQEIKVQSKETELQFLRAQLNPHFLFNSLNSIYSLVRNKSQEAPEAVITLSELMRYMLYEAREEMVPISKEINYIKNFMELQRFRLQDSSGLHLKIVGEYQDKRIPPLLLIPFVENAFKYGTDFNGKTDVSIKMEIIEDDFFFEVKNKIGNHRKDKINSGIGLSNIENRLRLIYPENHMLRINKNDGIYSVQLELNLAS
- a CDS encoding DUF4907 domain-containing protein, which codes for MNHRALLWIIAVIILISGIASVEFLRTKPNNGYELQVEEMGTGWMYRIYDKGKLVIQQQTIPGVSERKPFATRRDAEKVGSLVIHRLEKNCSPRISKVDLEQNEIAY
- a CDS encoding Kelch repeat-containing protein, whose product is MIDKLYDRKTSILTKAFAAGILFVGMVSCSNDDDDDENIGNWVDRSIFDGTPRSGAFAFTLGNFGYMGTGFDGDDRLSDVWVFDMEGNFWAQLADFPGTPRSSAVAFALNGNGYVGLGYDGDDELGDFYQYNIASNTWESIGDFAGTPRRGAIAFNSTTNGYVGTGFDGDNDKKDFWRFNPADNSWEELVGFGGNKRREATTFSIGNRVYMGTGVSNGQFQTDFWVFDLDTEQWSSLLDLDDDEDNFIIRNNAVGFSIGDRGYFATGDNGFGASTSVWEYNPATDLWEEKTEYEGITRQGAIAFYNGTRAFLALGRSGNLYLDDNREFFPNEEEDEDD
- a CDS encoding DUF6268 family outer membrane beta-barrel protein — translated: MKQTWIKSITLLVFIQVNGQLKEYGNEIGFQYGVAPSLGKHQLETYHYTFRNRSKVWNVASLFEIEYLNTRFAYFEVPGELNLEEYERLHLVNLKLEGVKALSNQWDLLFQFNPQLSSNFSSGLSFDDSILAFKIGMVKNWKESSFSIGIARNTLFGEPTITPFLSYAKKINEQFHFQLGFPQTLMGFAFDQRHKLTASALLQGNSYNITGSDSFPELGTISRTRLNFTTYNLSLTYTYRIQPHITTVTQLGLLAGNTLEVENTGGDSLYRFNTNQSLYFSMGLQYKLNRN
- a CDS encoding DUF4270 family protein, which produces MGKLSLCVILFFCVVACSFDSGEIPTLEVGQDFVDSNVRLIVLDTFELTMSTFKFDSINTSSSNRLLFGKFLDDYFGTVESRAFFELVSSDAASDSNAYDISSDAELDSVALILGYDDYFYQDTTKVIHLNVHKLLEEVVPEEGVFYNTSSLSFDSIPLIVKAFLPEPLDEDSLHISLPNEFGQDLFDKILDNEINNNSELRDNLPGFVLVPGAEDNGSVIGFSRNQEDTYLRFFYSIPEEFDDTEEVLDLVINPFSSTPTAFHNVQSFSGQNGLDMLDDQETELPSTASGDLTFIQSATGFATKVTFPNIKSLYDIPGTGTLLSAQLHMKPLREAVTDDTPLRDSLSTAVIDVNNVIIEEIRTGTGLVQGVLVGEGEEFGTVIYEVPIGIFLDQKLNESPETENALVLFNENFNETVNRLVLQGETAEDFRARIVLTYAIYDE
- a CDS encoding DUF6268 family outer membrane beta-barrel protein, coding for MRKAILHIVLVSGLCAHAQGGLMGGDSEEVSLATINFSSIPNLGGTEVTNYGLNLNFGIPLRKSMVGFSLSYQNFDFSFNESTNLIDLSSFENIDLVRANVSFIKPLKNSLNLMVSGGTALMSNLESGITSEDFVFNAIVGAIKKWGNDNRNTTLFIGALYGTQFGEPRLLPAVSLSQKLNQYWSYSLGIPTTGITYRPNNRHRFSLFASPQGLFGNNSKTLPVDGDRLLTNTKLQFNGINTRLLYQYRFTKHLAVFVEGGFVPNAVLKVLDNDNNEILDLDPDSGSYINAGLRFVVQRPKNNDLKKARNEN